Sequence from the Ascaphus truei isolate aAscTru1 chromosome 3, aAscTru1.hap1, whole genome shotgun sequence genome:
TTCCACTTCCAACCCGCGTACATGGGTTCTACTTCCAACCTGTGTACATGGGTTCTACTTCCAACCTGTGTACATGGGTTCCACTTCCAACCCGTGTACATGGGTTCCACTTCCAACCCGTGTACATGGGTTCCACTTCCAACCTGTGTACATGGGTTCCACTTCCAACCTGCGTACATGAGTTCCACTTCCAACCTGTGTACATGGGTTCCACTTCCAACCTGCGTACATGGGTTCCACTTCCAACCTGTCTACATGGGTTCCACTTCCAACCTGTGTACATGGGTTCCACTGCCAACCTGTCTACATGGGTTCCACTGCCAACATGTGTACTGTACATGGGTTCCAACCTCTGTGCACATGGCTTCCACTTCCAACCTGTGTACATGGGTTCCACTTCCAACCTGTGTACATGGGTTCCACTTCCAACCTGTGTACATGGGTTCCACTTTCAACCTGTGTACTGTACATGGGTTCCACTTCCAACCTGTGTACATGGGTTCCACTTCCAACCTGTGTACATGGGTTCCACTTTCAACCTGTGTACTGTACATGGGTTCCACTTCCAACCTGTGTACATGGGTTCCACTTTCAACCTGTGTACTGTACATGGGTTCCACTTCCAACCTCTGTGTTCATTGGTTCCACTTCTAACTGTGTACATGGGTTCCTCTTATAGCCTGTGTACATGTGTTCCACTTGTAACCTGTGTAGATGGGTTCCACTTCTAACCTGTGTACATGGGTTCCACTTCCAACCTGTGTACTGTACATGGGTTCCACTTCTAACCTGTGGACATGGGTTCCACTTCCAACCTGTGTACTGTACATGGGTTCCACTTCCAACCTGTGTACATGGGTTCCACTTCTAACCTGTGTACATGGGTTCCACTTTCAACCTGTGTACTGTACATGGGTCCCACTTCCAACTTCTGTGTTCATTGGTTCCACTTCAAACCTGTGTACATGGGTTCCACTTCCAACCTCTGTGTACATGGGATCCATTTCTAACCTGTGTACATGGGTTCCACTTCAAACCTGTGTACATGGGTCCCACTTCCAACTTCTGTGTTCATTGGTTCCACTTCAAACCTGTGTACATGGGTTCCACTTCCAACCTCTGTGTACATGGGATCCATTTCTAACCTGTGTACATGGGTTCCACTTCAAACCTGTGTACATGGGTTCCACTTCCAACCTCTGTGTACATGGGTTCCACTTCCAACCTGTGCACTGTACATGGGTTCCACTTCTAACCTGTGTACATGGATTCCACGGCAGAGTGACAGTGGTCATTTAGTCAAAGTGAAACGTCCGCGACCAAAGGTCCCAGACCGGCCCATACAAGTCGGGCACATTTCATGAATGAAACAATCAAATATTTAAATGTTGCACATTCCACCTTATGGAtagttatatttatttatgtagaatatttatttttatatgaaaTACTTACTTTTTACACTTTTAGGGCCACACTTGCTGGTATAGATATATAGTGTTTGTTTTTAACAGATTTGGCAATATAAATATTTTTCATTAGGAGACACCCCAATCTATCTTTATTTAGTAGTACAATTATTTCCCTATGACTAGTGCACCTACATTTGCTCTTCACTCTTTCCTTAGGCTTATTATTTGTATCATTTGTATCATGAGATGGTGTTGCACTCTTATTTTAGTTTATTTGCAGATTATTGAGTATCTTCAAATGTGATGTAACTATGGATATAAGTCATAAACCTTCAAACGAGCTCCGGCAAATTGTACAGTCCCTTTGAGCTGAAGGGGGCGCTGAGCACATACCTGACAGAACTACATCCCCCAGAAGCCCTTGCTGCACAACAAACATGTCTGCTTCCAGGATAGGTGAAACATACAGCTGAGCTGTGTCAAACACGAGCCTTTAATGTCAGCGATTACATTTTCGGGTAAGAGATTGTAATATAGAATATCACCATAAATCATtatttacaacacacacacatctctctctctctcttctctctctctctctttctgcctctctctctctcttctctctgctccctcctccctcctctctctgctccctcctccctcctctctctgctccctctcgcttctctctctcttgtctctctcaACCTCAGGAAGAGAGAGGACTCTCGAAAGATCATCCTTAAATATCAATTGTTAATCCAAATTaagaaaggtatcacctaatactgaagtactcagttattctgcactatcgcaactggagtaACGgtaatatatatacgtatatatgtatatatatctggatagcgccatccatgtacatactgtagagcttcacagcagtaatagatgCAACAAGATAACGTGAGATAATGGAAATAAGGACTTCAAACATTaggaaagagcttacaatccaagtggtatGTAGCAGAATTTACAGAGACCATAGGAGAGAGAtgatatacaggcggtcctcgtttatCTAAGGGAATCTGGAGGtaacgttggatagtgaaaccgttgtaaagtgagtcccatgttaatcagtggaggtgagcgttggataacgcattcaggcgtcgaaaaacggcccttagggtagcattgtaaagtgttggatatgccattcgtagtaaagtgaaacattggataacgaggactacctgtactggtATAATGTACAGCTGGTCAGATCTGTAGGTTAGAGCAGAGGTGCACAAACTTCTTTCTTTGCACCCCACtgcctgctcgtgcccccccccccccactctcgccggcatcatttgatgtagcgttgccatggcaatgtgttgtcatggcgacgcatcgccagaaCCCGGCTGAGAGCAAGTAAGAGGGAGTTACAGAGACCTccttgtggggaagagcgtggggcctctgtaagcgccgtgccctgcccccacccccagaaaatcccgcgcaccccagtttgcgcacccctgggttagaggatGTCAGTTTTTAGTGGCTGTCAGTATGACCTCCCTTAGATTTCCATTTTCAGGGTGGAATCTTTCTTTTAGAAGCCACCACTAATTTTATTTGTACATGGGAGCAATCTAGTTATAGGACAGTTTAGTGCCCGAAATATACCTTGACACCAAAGAAGCTTACTCAataaattctcctcacttttaaagctttgcactcttctgctcctccttacatctcagccctaatttctcgctctacaccatcccgactcttgcgttctgctcaaggatgtcttctctctaccccttttgtatctaaagccctctcccgccttaaacctttctcactgactgccccacacctctggaatgcccttcccttcaatatccgactagcactctctctatccaccttgaagacccacctcaaaacacaactccttaaggaagcatatgagcagcaccgtggctgataattaacacctcatacataaaccttggccccttggaGCAGTAGTTATCAGAACGCcctgctactgtctctgtacattcttcctaccaaccaattaaattgtaagctcttcggagcagggactcctcttccgaaatgttacttttatgtctgaagcacttctcccctttatgtgttatttatattatttgttatttatttattactgctgtgaagcgctatgtacattaatggcgctatataaataaagacatacatacatacatacatacatatatgacaGTTGGAAGGGATATGTTGTTTCTTTTCTAACAGTGAAAACGTTGCACTTCATAACAACTCTCATTGTGGCAGTAGTGTACAGAAGGTGGTGTAATAGCTGCATGTGGTCCTTCTGGATCATTTGATAGAACTTGTAATATTGTTTCTATTTGTATTGACATGTCCAGGTTGCTTTGATGATCTACAGTTCCAATTGCAAAAATAGTCCGGTATAAGGGCACATCTGGTCATCGCATGAACTTAAGGGCGTCATCTAGGGCTTTCTAATTAGTTCATGTTGCCTACCACTGCATTGTCAATCCTGTATTTGTGCCAAGCTTCCGTgctatttctctttttttttgtgaATAAACTTTTCCCCGcaaatatttaacaaaaataaaaggtatatttattttatttagaaagTTTGAATGTTTTTTTACTGTGTTACTTTGTTCTGTTGCTTACATTACTGATTTTTTTTGTGTAATTGACCCTATAGGTTTATTTTTCTTCAATACATCACTGTCATTATGAAGTGGTTGAGTGTCTTACTAGCCAAAAAATCAAGATGTTCTCTCTACACATCAGTAATACCACGTATACTTTCATGGCGCCACATTTCAGGCTTCAGGATGCACTCAACCTACAAGTACAGAATGAACATCAAAGACTGTTACAGAGCTTTGAACATTCCTGAAGGATCTTCTGCGGAGGAAGTCAGAAGTTCTTATCGAAATTTGGCAAAGAAGTATCATCCAGACAGTGGTTCCCTCACTGCTGATGTTAACATGTTCATGCAGATTGACGAAGCCTCCAGAGCTTTGCTTACACACTTGGCCAAGGAAACTAAACAAGAGGAAGATGAAGATATGGATGAGAAGACATCAAAATATAAAGTACCACAACACAGGCACTACCTAGGTTTTGAAGGTGTTGGATATGGAACACCAAGCGAGAGGCAGAGACAATACATGCAGTTCCGTCTAGACCAGGCCACTGAACAAGTTATGGAATTTCGAAAGCAAAAGTTAGAGAGTCAATATGCTGAAAACACAATGGTAGCAAAAAATATAAAGCAGAGTAAAAAGGTGAAAATAACTCAAGCTGTTGAACGTTTGGTGGAAGACCTCATCCAGGAGTCAATGGCAAAAGGAGACTTTGATAACCTAAGTGGCAAAGGAAAGCCACTTGAAAAGTTCTCGTACTGTCCGCATGTTGATCCCATGACTCACAACCTGAATAGGATTCTGATAGATAACGGTTATCAACCAGAATGGATCATTCTGCAGAAGGAAATCCGAGACACTATTGACAAGCTAAGAAAGGAAGTGTTGTCTTCTAGGAAAAAGTTAGGTGATCCAATGACTCATACAAAGAATCAACAGTGGGGTGAGATCTGTGAGCAACTGAAAGCGGATATCACAAAACTAAACAAAAGAATAAATGACTTTAACCTTGTTGTTCCCCTTCTGAACAGACAAATGGTTCATTTTAATGTGGCTAAAGAGATTGTTCGAGCAGAGCAGGCATATACATCCCTAAGGGAAGCGGCACAGAAAGCTGATGAAGAAATGAGAGTAGGGAAGCTGTTGGATGGTAAAGAATTTCATTCTAAAGAAAGTCTTATAAATTGGATAAAACATCTGATAAAGTTCTGAAATGTTGATAAACGTGAAAAAAAGAAAGACTATAACTGTATGCCTAGTCATTTCACTTGAAAAGCTATCAACCTGATTGTCATGTACAGCACACATGTGAACATGTGACCTGTATATGTgataagggttaatacacacagcaattACGCTGATTCAATCTTCACCTtgaaaggtccctcaaatgaataatatctgCCCTCAATCCATCCCTATATAacatctgtcatgaacagcacacccGTGAGCACGTGACATAGAGATGGTGTATCATTTACTTGGATTTTGGGCAcaaggaaactgcagctgaaTGGAGCCTGACCGCGGGCCGAACACGGCCTTTCCACGCCCAAAAACTCAGTACACTAATTTCCCTTAAGAATTaacgcagcggggggggggggtccctgcttctgaatggtactcccgcagcgttaatcctaccgggccgcaccagtctggaagagctgcgcagagagagccgAGAGAAGCgatccctctctctatgtctgtaaggattctgctcgatccgtgccgggttttgctgctGTTCGGGTTTTCCAACtcacctgccctttctgctcaacatggccattttgggtactggcagcctgctatataaggctgcagttcctagtgggaGTCGCCAAGCAAAGGTCTTCCGTTTACAGCTCTTGTTGGGCTTCGCAGTCACGCTTTACCCTTTTGCCTGTTTTGATTCCCCTGctgctgaccccagaccgtgaccccgacctcactgctttctgcctgccctgaccacACTGCCACCAGCCCTAACCCCTGCCTGTTTACCGACGACGGATACtattacaggactctgtccctgggctctggtcggtttatttgcatccctacttcagccctgcgggtccacttcctgatttgagacgagcaccgtcacagtgTCTCCCCGTACAGCTctttaaaattacatttttatttgtaataaatacagtaggattgaaccagggggtctccggtgctgaatcacattactttcaggtccggggaccccttgcttcccgaggtacggacctgaaattaatgcagtccagctccggggaccccctgcttcaatcctatgtactaaaaatactAATAATAGCAGGAcaatcgcctggaagagctgtgcagggagacgcagagagagggaccgcttctctgctctctctgcgcagctcttccagcaAAAATGAACTAGGTAACATGGAGCACAGCGAAGAGcaaaagagaactggaggcaggatCAAAAGGTCAAAAAAATTAACGTTTATTAGTACATGGTGGCCGTGCAAAAACTGAGGCAAAACTCTTGCACAGGCACTATGTgctaataaacttttattttttgACCTTTTGATCCCGCCTCCAGTTCTCTTTTGCTCATCGCCATGCTCCGCCGTTACCGTGTTCATTTTTGTCGGACTCCTTCTCACGGGATGCACGCAGGGATGAATCAACTGGTTACTTCAATCAACCTGGATCCGTGAGTGCTGCACTCGCCTTCAATATTGGTTCACTGCCAATGGTGGAGGTTGCGCTATCTGCTTTGTACCTGGATCTAGAGCTGCTGGGTCTTatatgacccccccccccgttgtcCAGCTTTGTTGCGGGGCTCCACCTGGGTGTCTATCTCAGCTTACTCATATATTTTGATCCGGAGGTACAGTTCTACAAAACGGACCAAATCCCGATCTGTACTAAAGAATTTATTATCCTGTATCCTAATGGGACTTGAGTCAGGATCTTTGTAGCGCTACATTGACGGTTCACTTCTCCCTATATACATTGACTGCACAGCTCTTGCCGACTGGTAGttgcccggtaggattaacacagcgggagtcctattcagaagcagggacctctGCCGTGTTAATCTTTCTGGAAAATTCACCATGCGCTGGGCTGTGATGTGCTTGACCACAGTCCACACGCTGAAGTGATGTGCAGGGTGCAGGTGATTCGAAGAATAAATAAATGCAATGATTAGCAGATTAACATACAACACATTCCTGATTTTTTACTTTGCGAGGGAAACTAATTATCAGATAGATACATATATTTGCTCCTATTTTCTATGATTACACATGAGTACATCTGCTTGTTACAGATTTATACTTGAGGTTGTTATGGGTTGTATGATataaatacagcagggccccgggttctgttccagaggcccgccgtatagtgaaaatcgccggaaagcggatccagcgattttcacttctgcgcatgcgcaaaccagcatttttgccgttctgcgcatgtgcaacctatggtatACGCCATGCGCCCCGTGCGCaccccgcccgttctgcgcatgcgcgactggaaatccaagatggcggcccccttctcggtgccgccgtataagCGGAACGCCGGAtaacggagcgccgagaagcggggccctgctgtatatgatATGAATATAAATGACCATACATAATGTTAATCTGCAATGACAGTGAATGCAGTGCCCTTTTCGTCATCTGTGGGCTTGGTGGCCAGAGAAGGCCTCAGGGATTTACgatgtcgcacatgcgcagtcggcACTTGTCAACTGCACATGTGCGATCGGCGTTTGCCGGTCGTTCATGTGCGATCGGAGTTTGCATGATGATCAGCAAGTGcggattgcgcatgcgcacgaacgACCGATCACGCATGCGCCGTCGGCAAGagacgatcgcgcatgcgcggccagcAGCATAGAATACTTGGACAGCACCCTAAAAAGTTGGGACGGGGTCTAAAAAccgggatgtctggtcaccctatatatacacacattttatatatctgtagccatggctggttctggctatacGTCTGCCCTCCCTAACACGTATGTCCTGGTAGATGCAGTCAGTGTTAGGCACATCATGGGTTTGCCCCTCCCCATGCAGCTTCCTTGactggcaggagtggaggtgggacTTGGTCTGTGTGCGGCCCAATCCTGGGTGCAGACTTTGTGCCCTCACCTTCTGCTCTAAGGAAGAGGCACCCCTAAATTGTAGTCAGTCCAGTTCTGCCCAGTGTCTTGAATGGTGTGCAGCTCTGACTCTGAGTACTAGGAGTTGTAAGCTGTGTCTCACCCTGAGGGGTGAGACTCTGTAATCAGTCCCACTAGGGGACTGTGAGAAGGCCCAAAAGCAATATCTGATATAGGGATCATCCAGGGGCTGGGATCAGAAGAGTATTCGCTGCATGACCTGATGTATGCAGTGGATGCCGAATAAAGATATCCTGTTCAATATACTCTGGCGTGAGGGTGCAGTTACTCAGGGAGAGGATGCAAGTGTTCTATcatggggactgtctccagcacTACTGGAGCCTGTGGTGGATGGAGGCGCCTGCACTACAGAAAAAGAACTGAGCATCCtacacctaaagcctgtcctgttatccccacaACATTGCGGAACCTCAGCATCCCCTGGACACCAACAGGTACTTGCATCAACAGACACCTGTAGCAAGGGCAGATCTCCCAGAAGGGGCGGAAGCAGCGCAACATATGTACACAGTTTTCTTTAAAACAGTGAATGCTTGCTTGTAAGTTAATCAGTGTTGGTCAGTGCACAGCTTCCACCTGGTCTATCAAAAACAGTCTTGTTGGTTCAATTCAAGACACCAGAactaaaaaaaatggaaaatactgtacagtatttatagAAGGGAAACAGTCACAATCTCAACGGTATATGTAAAACCTAAAGGATGGTTCATTTAATGGGCCCTAAATGACTGAATGGTCCAGCAGGCTCGATTGTAAAGCAGAGTATTAAGACCCGTTCTGTAATTAAGTCAAGTATTTGCATAATATAACAGTGAGTTCCTGTATACAGAACTGTGATCTGAAGTATCCGCTATGTGCAGCATTCATTTCATGTTGCAGCAGCTGTCATTTCCTCTATTTGTAGTAGCTAATTTGCAGGTACAGTACCTGACCTGTTTTATGTCCTGTACCTACAGTATATCTAGTTCTGCCAGTGTGCGTGAGCTGAGGTTACTGTAGCTCCACTTTCCTAGCCCCTATCTGTTAAAGCTCGGAACCTTCAGCTAATTACAGCAGCTCGTAATTGATGACTAATTTGATAATCAGTGGGTTACAGGGAAATTATCAAGACTTCTGTTTTATGAAGGTACAAATAAATTCAGAAAggctgggactccttttcctattgttttgatGTTTGAAGCGATCATtctcattgtgttataatatgatGCCACGggtattgtaaagcgctgtgcacctggatggcgctatataaagatatacatacataggtaAAATGATTTTTGTATATAATAaaatgaatgtgtttaatacattaAACTTGCTTTAATAGACGATCATTTGCTAGTAAATCTCGTACAGAGGAACTAAAGTGTACCCAACTTCTTTAGACCAGCGTTGGAGGGCCTGGGTTACAGAAAGAGCTGTGCTGAGTGATCCTGTGTGATCTCTGGCAGTCCTTCACTCAGCTGcttactcctcctcctcttctgcaGTTTACTTCCGGTGTTTTGCCAGCCACAGCATGGCCGCCCGGGGGAGGGTGTATTCTTCCTGCCTCCAGACGTCACTGTTCACCTACACTGTGATCAGAGGGTGCAGCGGGGAGCCACACCCCCTTCGCATTATTACGCAGCCCCCCTCTCTGGGGGTTGGATGCTATTGGTGGAATCttgccccactccctcccacatggAAGTTCCCTGTGCACGGAGCGGCCTGGCTGCAGAGGGTAAGTGCATAGCACTGCTTTGGTGTATTCAGGGGGCAGCAGCACTGACAGCATAGAGGGCGAGGGGGGCATCCATGGTGGCAAACTGTATGAGGGTAGAGACTTATTACCAGGTGGGAATGTGCCCTATGATTTGTGGGACTATCTTTGGGTTTGTGCTGAAGGACAAAGATCCAACTCTGCAGCTGCCTGAGGGGCATGCGGAGAGTTACACCGCCTCCCtcagctctttcaccccccccccccccggtttgcCCAGCAGTGGTCAGTTTGCCCAGCAGTGGCTGTTGTGCTTTATCTTCTATAACAGGGGGAAAACCAACTCCAGTCTCcagagccaccaacgggtcaggttttcaggacattcctgcttcaacacaggcgGCTCAAacagtggttcagtctttgagccagctgtgctgaagcagggaagtcaaagattgagccacctgtgctgaagcagagatgtcctgaaaacctgacctgttgatggcccttgaggactggagttggctacctgtGTTCTATAAGAACATAACCATTTTCTTTTTCGATTCTTTGGTGGCATTTCTTTGCAGGCCCATCAGGCTGTGACTGTGAGGAAGCTAAACAAGTTATTTTAGGGTTTATTAAACAAACATAATGGGCCACCACCATTTCCCTGTTGCTCACTCTCTGTTGCATCAATTTCCACAATCCTGCATTGTTCTTCCAATTTGAGTATTGGAGAACTCCAGATGCACTTGGCGTCCCCTGACAGCTTCTAACTATCCACTTTTACTCCTATGGCTATGTCCCCAGCACGCGTGCGCTGTGCGAACAAGTgtgccgcccctcaatggggctgggcccagtatgtACCTTTGCGCGCGTCTGGCAGCCGCGCTCTACGATCAGTTTTTGAAAATACATCAAAATTGTATTGACAACTTGTGATGGAGGGGTGGCCACGCCCctaccggcggttcagccaatgcgggcgaaccagccacgtgaggtcTTGGCTACGCCCCTACAAAGCCCCcgccgcagatcgcggtgaagcgctgtgcacgagCCGCCAGCTACAGTACAGACAGGGGCCGCGGCCTAATGTGTCTGGAAGCCTCGCAACATGACGCttggactgtaagctctttggggcagagtCTCTCCTTTGCCTTAATGTTGCACattattcccattgtttgtaaaagatgtacctcctattgtaatgtaGTTGAGCGCTGCGTACTTTGttggcgctaaataaataaaatgatccGTAGGAGAATAATTCGGCTTTTTTTAAGAGCACGCGGGTGAGGAACAAGCCCAAGCGAGCATTAAAACGTATTGTGTTGGGTTAACATCAGGTATCAGACGAGAGCGCTGTCATTGAGTCACTGTTGAAAATGATATCCAGTCTGGAACAACCTGTTTCGGTTACTAGTTCCAACTATTAGTGCACCCCCACCACATCCCCACAGCATTATGAATGGTAAGGCATTTGAAGATTGCAAGCACTTTGGGTAGAGGACTGTCAATTTTACAGTCAGTGCCATAGAAAATGAAATATTTCCTGCTAAATACTTGCTCGTGTATTTAccgaatttgtattttttttttttttacccactttTTCCAGGCGCAAAGTAGATAAATAAAAGCAGAGGATTTTCAAACATTATACAGGGACCGCTGCAGATTAATTTATTTCTATGTTTCCCCCTTATTGAGAAGGTGATTTACATAGCACTGTTTTTCAACAGGGATTCCTAGGCACCGTTGGGTTCCCCGGGTATCCctaaaagggttccctgcaaatttcaggtcatttgaaaattgtaccaaatgcaaaagaatttacaatgcatctgatctcagacgcgctgttagagagggttggggttccttacaatgcatctgatctcagacgcgctaattgagagggttggggttccttacaatgcatctgatctgacgcgctattagagagggttggggttccttacaatgtatc
This genomic interval carries:
- the DNAJC28 gene encoding dnaJ homolog subfamily C member 28 isoform X2, whose translation is MSAITFSGFRMHSTYKYRMNIKDCYRALNIPEGSSAEEVRSSYRNLAKKYHPDSGSLTADVNMFMQIDEASRALLTHLAKETKQEEDEDMDEKTSKYKVPQHRHYLGFEGVGYGTPSERQRQYMQFRLDQATEQVMEFRKQKLESQYAENTMVAKNIKQSKKVKITQAVERLVEDLIQESMAKGDFDNLSGKGKPLEKFSYCPHVDPMTHNLNRILIDNGYQPEWIILQKEIRDTIDKLRKEVLSSRKKLGDPMTHTKNQQWGEICEQLKADITKLNKRINDFNLVVPLLNRQMVHFNVAKEIVRAEQAYTSLREAAQKADEEMRVGKLLDGKEFHSKESLINWIKHLIKF
- the DNAJC28 gene encoding dnaJ homolog subfamily C member 28 isoform X1, which gives rise to MKWLSVLLAKKSRCSLYTSVIPRILSWRHISGFRMHSTYKYRMNIKDCYRALNIPEGSSAEEVRSSYRNLAKKYHPDSGSLTADVNMFMQIDEASRALLTHLAKETKQEEDEDMDEKTSKYKVPQHRHYLGFEGVGYGTPSERQRQYMQFRLDQATEQVMEFRKQKLESQYAENTMVAKNIKQSKKVKITQAVERLVEDLIQESMAKGDFDNLSGKGKPLEKFSYCPHVDPMTHNLNRILIDNGYQPEWIILQKEIRDTIDKLRKEVLSSRKKLGDPMTHTKNQQWGEICEQLKADITKLNKRINDFNLVVPLLNRQMVHFNVAKEIVRAEQAYTSLREAAQKADEEMRVGKLLDGKEFHSKESLINWIKHLIKF